The following proteins are encoded in a genomic region of Ostrinia nubilalis chromosome 1, ilOstNubi1.1, whole genome shotgun sequence:
- the LOC135076613 gene encoding gamma-butyrobetaine dioxygenase codes for MFATKRLVNLILGGNKIKTSQTLVQRYKHEHLQVEISGENLKFPYVWLRDNCQCEQCFHKTAKSRILDWTKFDLNVKPKDVFKDENSVKICWTDGHTSQYKLNWLKFRSFTPKSQQKYNETIYKPPKITWNSENFAEIFSKHDYHEILNSDKALYDWLHKLSVYGVALIQNTPDSETAGDAIVEKVGFTKRTHYGVKFIVQNVPNTSNVAYLSSNLQMHTDLPYYEYCPGVNSLHCLVQTEGQGGDNLLSDAHYVAHYMKEHHPDQFKVLTETEVEWCDIGTEHGNDFFKLYRAPVICLDSKGEVIRVNFSIPQRGSHFPGPIESVVPWHEAHSLFFKLNQRFAANFKTKAGEILIFDNIRLLHGRNAYEDNGNNVRRLIGAYVDWDEVYSRLRCLTVKLKNEDGI; via the coding sequence ATGTTCGCGACGAAACGCCTTGTGAATCTAATATTGGgtggcaataaaataaaaacttcgcAAACTTTAGTGCAACGTTACAAACATGAACATTTACAAGTAGAAATCAGCGGCGAAAATCTCAAGTTCCCCTACGTGTGGTTACGAGATAACTGCCAGTGCGAACAGTGCTTCCACAAGACCGCCAAAAGCCGGATATTGGATTGGACGAAATTCGACCTTAACGTCAAACCAAAAGACGTATTTAAGGACGAAAACTCCGTGAAAATATGCTGGACCGACGGACACACCTCACAGTATAAATTAAACTGGTTAAAATTCAGAAGCTTTACGCCTAAAAGTCAACAAAAGTACAACGAGACAATATACAAACCGCCGAAAATCACGTGGAACAGTGAAAACTTCGCTGAGATATTCAGTAAGCATGATTATCACGAAATATTGAACTCTGATAAAGCACTCTATGACTGGTTGCATAAACTTTCCGTGTATGGAGTTGCGCTGATTCAAAATACACCGGATTCTGAAACTGCAGGGGATGCTATTGTGGAGAAGGTTGGCTTCACGAAACGGACGCACTATGGGGTCAAATTCATAGTTCAAAATGTTCCCAACACGAGCAATGTGGCGTATCTATCGAGTAATTTGCAGATGCACACAGATTTACCCTATTACGAATACTGCCCTGGAGTGAATTCTCTGCACTGTCTAGTACAGACTGAAGGGCAAGGGGGTGATAATCTTCTGTCTGACGCACACTACGTGGCTCACTATATGAAGGAACATCATCCAGACCAGTTTAAAGTATTGACAGAAACCGAGGTCGAATGGTGCGACATCGGCACGGAACACGGCAACGATTTCTTTAAGCTGTACAGAGCTCCAGTCATCTGCCTTGACAGTAAGGGTGAAGTAATCAGGGTAAACTTCTCCATTCCCCAAAGAGGCAGTCATTTTCCTGGACCGATAGAGAGTGTGGTGCCCTGGCATGAAGCTCACAGTTTATTCTTTAAACTGAACCAGCGTTTTGCTGCCAATTTCAAGACCAAGGCTGGAGAGATACTGATTTTCGACAACATCAGGTTGCTCCACGGTCGCAACGCGTACGAAGACAACGGCAATAACGTCCGGAGGCTGATAGGCGCATACGTTGACTGGGATGAGGTGTACTCGCGATTGCGCTGTCTGACAGTCAAATTGAAGAATGAAGATGGTATTTAG